One segment of Bacteroidota bacterium DNA contains the following:
- a CDS encoding transglycosylase domain-containing protein, producing MKKKKTKRKKLSYKKYSKILWAIFLFFLLLFSAFIFSISAGWIGELPSTTKLENPETPLATEIYSSDSVLIGKFFNENRSSVSFDELSPYIINALIATEDIRFHKHSGIDWKGVSAIPLYLIRGETRGASTITQQLAKNLFPRESFATIPEIIVRKLKEWIIAIRLEKFYTKDEIITMYLNTVDFGSNAFGIKSASKTYFSKYPIDITMDEAAILVGLLKATSYYNPRLNPENSKKRRNTVLSQMLKYDYISEEEFDSTKLLPIKLSYEVSSQNIGIARYFRGHIRMYLKDWCKDNNIDLYGDGLKIYTTIDSRMQKYAEASVTEHMKDLQATFYKHWKGVYNAPFGWKLSKENVEKLMRISMKRTDRYRILKATGMSWDSIYDNFQQLQKMQVFTYNGRKDTSLSPYDSIFYYKWFLNPGFMAMDSKSGEIRAWVGGIDFRFFKYDHVNKRAKRQVGSTFKPFVYSTAIENGYSPCLKIPNVPTVFPDFDNWKPQNSDGKYGGMLRMEEGLAKSNNCITAWLIKRVTPKAVLEKAGAMGIDTSNIKPYPAIALGTPDISVYEMVGAFNTFTNNGVWIEPTIIRRIEDKNGNIIKRYVPREIEVFDETHNYVILNMLKKVSTMRGGTAVRLRFRYNFTNEIAAKTGTTQNNSDGWFIGSVPDLTAGCWVGAEDRSAHFRSTHLGQGANMALPIWALFMQKVYKDSTLKISKEPFEKPEEELPYEIDCKKYNSQNLQNASDGSVF from the coding sequence ATGAAAAAGAAAAAAACAAAAAGAAAAAAATTATCATATAAAAAATATTCCAAAATTCTTTGGGCAATATTTCTTTTCTTCCTTTTATTGTTTTCAGCCTTTATATTTTCAATTTCAGCAGGTTGGATAGGTGAGTTACCTTCAACCACAAAATTGGAGAATCCTGAAACTCCGCTTGCTACTGAAATATACTCTTCCGATAGTGTGCTGATAGGTAAATTTTTTAACGAAAATCGTTCTTCTGTATCTTTTGACGAGTTAAGTCCATATATTATTAATGCTTTAATTGCTACTGAAGATATTCGTTTTCACAAACACTCGGGTATTGATTGGAAAGGTGTTTCTGCAATTCCATTGTACTTAATAAGAGGCGAAACACGTGGTGCAAGTACGATAACTCAGCAATTGGCAAAAAATCTTTTTCCTAGAGAATCTTTTGCCACAATTCCTGAAATTATTGTTAGAAAATTAAAAGAATGGATAATTGCAATTAGACTTGAAAAATTTTATACAAAGGATGAAATTATTACAATGTATTTAAATACTGTTGATTTTGGCAGTAATGCATTTGGAATAAAATCAGCTTCAAAAACATATTTCAGCAAATATCCTATTGACATAACTATGGACGAAGCAGCCATTTTGGTAGGACTATTAAAAGCAACTTCATACTATAATCCTCGTCTTAATCCTGAAAATTCAAAGAAAAGAAGGAATACCGTTCTTTCACAAATGCTTAAATATGATTACATTTCAGAAGAAGAATTTGATTCGACAAAATTACTTCCTATTAAATTATCCTATGAAGTATCAAGTCAAAATATAGGGATAGCCCGTTATTTTAGAGGACATATACGAATGTACCTCAAAGATTGGTGCAAAGATAATAATATTGACCTCTACGGAGATGGATTAAAAATATATACAACCATTGATAGTAGGATGCAAAAGTATGCAGAAGCATCTGTAACAGAACACATGAAAGATTTGCAAGCAACTTTTTACAAACATTGGAAAGGGGTTTACAATGCACCATTCGGTTGGAAGTTGAGTAAAGAAAATGTAGAAAAATTAATGCGTATTTCTATGAAAAGAACAGACAGATATCGCATTTTAAAAGCAACAGGAATGAGTTGGGATTCTATTTATGATAATTTTCAGCAACTACAAAAAATGCAAGTTTTTACTTATAATGGCAGAAAAGATACAAGCCTAAGTCCTTACGATTCAATTTTTTATTACAAATGGTTTCTTAATCCCGGTTTTATGGCAATGGATTCAAAAAGCGGAGAAATACGAGCATGGGTAGGAGGAATTGATTTTAGATTTTTCAAATATGATCACGTAAACAAAAGAGCCAAAAGACAAGTTGGTTCAACATTTAAGCCTTTTGTTTATTCAACAGCAATTGAAAACGGCTATTCTCCTTGTTTAAAAATTCCGAACGTTCCAACAGTATTCCCTGATTTTGACAATTGGAAACCACAGAACTCAGATGGCAAATATGGAGGAATGCTAAGAATGGAAGAAGGATTAGCAAAATCAAATAATTGCATAACGGCATGGCTAATCAAGCGTGTAACACCAAAAGCTGTACTTGAAAAAGCCGGAGCAATGGGAATTGACACAAGTAATATTAAGCCTTATCCTGCAATTGCCCTTGGAACTCCTGACATCTCAGTTTATGAAATGGTTGGTGCTTTTAATACATTTACAAACAATGGTGTATGGATAGAACCAACAATTATTAGAAGAATTGAAGATAAAAACGGAAATATTATTAAACGCTATGTTCCACGAGAAATAGAAGTTTTTGATGAAACACACAATTACGTTATTCTTAATATGCTTAAAAAGGTGTCAACTATGAGAGGAGGTACAGCAGTGAGATTAAGATTCAGATATAATTTTACAAATGAAATTGCAGCAAAAACAGGAACAACTCAAAACAACTCAGATGGTTGGTTTATTGGATCTGTTCCTGATCTTACCGCAGGTTGTTGGGTTGGAGCCGAAGACAGGAGTGCACATTTTCGCTCAACTCATCTTGGACAAGGTGCAAATATGGCATTACCGATTTGGGCTTTGTTTATGCAAAAAGTTTACAAAGATTCAACCTTAAAAATCTCTAAAGAGCCATTTGAAAAACCCGAAGAAGAATTACCTTATGAAATTGATTGTAAAAAATATAATAGTCAAAATCTTCAAAATGCTTCGGATGGTTCAGTTTTTTAA
- a CDS encoding DUF1015 family protein, translating to MAKIKAFKGIRPVKDKVHLVASKPYDVLNSQEARIEAKDNPFSFLHIVKAEIDLSEDIDIHSDAVYEKGRDNLQKFIKENTMFQDGEDKFYLYQQIMGENKQIGLLAASSTQDYFDDIIKKHEFTRPEKEKDRIKHFKTVNAHTGPVFLTYPDVKEMDDLVNAFIKNNEAEYDFTADDGVQHTLWVINDKDIINEVTNIFETKVPFTYIADGHHRAASSAKISKEKSDANPKHSGNEEYNFFLTVIFPANQLNIIDYNRVVKDINGLSEEEFINKISVVMEVEEVGTKEYKPKSLHEFGMYINNKWYKLTAKKGIYNDNNPLEVLDVSILQENVLNPIFNITDPRTDNRIDFVGGIRGLGELVKRVDSGEMKVAFSLYPVTIQQLINIADSGNVMPPKSTWFEPKLRSGVVVHSLD from the coding sequence ATGGCAAAGATAAAAGCCTTTAAAGGTATAAGACCTGTAAAAGATAAAGTTCATCTTGTAGCATCAAAACCTTATGATGTTTTAAACTCACAAGAAGCAAGAATTGAAGCTAAAGATAATCCTTTTTCTTTTCTTCACATTGTAAAAGCTGAAATTGATTTAAGTGAAGATATTGATATTCATTCAGATGCTGTTTATGAAAAAGGAAGAGATAATCTTCAAAAATTTATCAAAGAGAACACAATGTTCCAAGATGGCGAAGATAAATTTTATCTTTATCAACAAATAATGGGAGAAAACAAACAAATTGGTTTACTTGCCGCATCGTCAACACAAGATTATTTTGATGATATCATAAAAAAGCATGAATTTACTCGCCCCGAAAAGGAAAAAGATAGAATAAAACATTTCAAAACAGTTAATGCTCATACAGGACCGGTATTCCTTACATATCCTGATGTTAAAGAAATGGACGATCTTGTAAACGCTTTTATTAAAAACAATGAAGCGGAATATGATTTTACTGCTGATGATGGTGTACAGCATACGCTTTGGGTAATTAATGACAAAGATATTATTAATGAAGTAACTAACATCTTTGAAACTAAAGTTCCATTTACTTACATTGCAGACGGACATCACAGAGCTGCTTCTTCAGCAAAGATTAGTAAAGAAAAATCTGATGCAAATCCAAAGCATAGCGGTAATGAGGAATACAATTTCTTTTTAACTGTAATTTTTCCTGCAAATCAATTAAACATTATTGATTACAATAGAGTTGTAAAAGACATCAATGGTCTTTCGGAAGAAGAATTTATTAATAAAATATCTGTAGTTATGGAAGTTGAAGAGGTTGGAACTAAAGAATACAAACCAAAAAGCCTTCATGAATTCGGAATGTATATTAATAATAAATGGTATAAGCTAACAGCGAAAAAAGGAATTTACAACGATAATAATCCGCTGGAAGTTCTTGATGTTTCTATTTTGCAAGAAAATGTTTTAAATCCAATTTTTAACATTACCGACCCAAGAACCGACAACAGAATTGATTTTGTTGGTGGCATAAGAGGACTTGGCGAACTTGTAAAACGTGTTGATAGCGGAGAAATGAAAGTTGCTTTTTCACTTTATCCTGTAACAATTCAACAACTAATAAATATTGCTGATTCAGGAAATGTAATGCCTCCTAAATCAACTTGGTTTGAGCCAAAACTAAGAAGCGGAGTAGTTGTTCATAGCCTTGACTAA